The Lineus longissimus chromosome 2, tnLinLong1.2, whole genome shotgun sequence genome window below encodes:
- the LOC135483953 gene encoding uncharacterized protein LOC135483953 yields the protein MSGPQNNLQEQLARLRQSSSSGASGQAQRGFKFKKVIGSSLSIKKPTTTNPVRPPPHNDKPNSFNKNLSNSSNLPSGRSSSPVFPSSTAIKNKAAEVNQTSISTFFGSKPPGTGSNGQRGSSSFNPPQAKVKPMAAVAPHRYEYSS from the exons ATGTCTGGTCCGCAGAATAACCTGCAAGAACAACTGGCAAGGTTACGGCAATCATCTTCATCTGGTGCTTCTGGTCAAGCCCAAAG AGGATTTAAATTCAAGAAAGTTATAGGATCCTCTCTCAGTATCAAGAAGCCAACCACCACTAATCCTGTACGACCACCACCACATAATGACAAACCCAATTCATTCAACAAAAATCTAAGCAATAGTTCAAACCTGCCAAGTGGCCGCTCTTCCTCTCCAGTATTCCCTTCATCAACAGCTATCAAA AATAAAGCAGCAGAAGTGAATCAAACCTCAATATCTACCTTCTTTGGGTCGAAGCCACCTGGTACTGGCAGCAATGGTCAGAGAGGGTCGTCTTCCTTCAACCCACCGCAGGCTAAGGTCAAACCCATGGCAGCTGTGGCACCCCATCGGTATGAATACAGTTCATAA
- the LOC135483954 gene encoding uncharacterized protein LOC135483954, producing MDVEDAQPLSDDAREDTDETVPPDDVIQVDETLAPDGIEEEINDFITMPSPSPPPSWVNNMFGGDDNFSDDDLEFNFDMDNRDDMRNSAQTNAVTCIQETEVDPMDQEYQKGQSETKESLPQKFEEESIPEKLTHQQETTQDLTDTLKSHYDVMVRICNIVQDLPTSKLMALAGPVFNDLQKLIDARKEMFLVHSKLKQTSGEQLVQEIIAASCSDHFQPNGYIPRAQSTPGNLVMCSNNHRVTNGNTYSSDQNVPLQTVPHAQSTPIHQTSNCDKNSRMKKGFP from the exons ATGGATGTTGAAGATGCGCAGCCCCTGAGTGATGATGCCAGGGAAGACACTGACGAGACAGTCCCGCCCGATGATGTCATACAGGTGGACGAGACTTTGGCGCCAGATGGTATAGAAGAGGAAATCAATGACTTCATCACCATGCCAAGTCCGTCCCCTCCACCATCATGGGTCAATAACATGTTTGGTGGTGATGATAATTTCAGCGATGATGATCTAGAATTCAACTTTGATATGGATAATAGGGATGATATGAG GAATTCTGCCCAAACCAATGCTGTCACTTGTATACAGGAAACAGAAGTTGACCCCATGGACCAGGAATACCAGAAAGGTCAGTCGGAGACAAAGGAAAGTCTTCCCCAGAAGTTTGAGGAAGAATCAATACCTGAGAAGCTGACACATCAGCAGGAGACTACCCAAGATCTCACAGATACTTTGAAGTCACATTATGATGTCATGGTGAGAATATGTAACATTGTGCAAGACCTCCCCACCTCTAAGTTGATGGCACTTGCTGGACCTGTTTTCAATGACTTGCAGAAATTGATTGATGCGAG GAAAGAGATGTTTCTTGTGCATTCAAAGCTCAAACAAACATCAGGCGAGCAACTTGTACAAGAAATTATTGCAGCATCTTGCAGTGATCACTTCCAACCAAATGGATATATACCTCGTGCTCAAAGTACCCCAGGCAATCTAGTGATGTGCAGCAATAACCACAGAGTAACAAATGGAAATACATATAGTAGTGACCAAAATGTGCCATTGCAGACAGTTCCTCACGCCCAGAGCACTCCAATTCATCAAACTTCCAACTGTGATAAAAATTCAAGGATGAAAAAGGGT TTTCCATGA